GCGGAAATCGATGCTGAGCAGTTCGCCGCCGATCTGCGGCGCCACCGTCACCTTGTTGAGCGCGTTGACCGTGCCCAGCGCGCTCACGAACACCGGCACGGCCTGGGAGCCTGCGGCGACGACGGTGACCGGGACCGGCGCATCGGCGCCGTCGGCTTCGCCGTCCTTGCGGCCCTTGCCGCGTCCGAATATCGCTGCCGCCAGGGCCAGCACGACGAGCGCTGCGAGCA
The DNA window shown above is from Salifodinibacter halophilus and carries:
- a CDS encoding efflux RND transporter periplasmic adaptor subunit; amino-acid sequence: LAALVVLALAAAIFGRGKGRKDGEADGADAPVPVTVVAAGSQAVPVFVSALGTVNALNKVTVAPQIGGELLSIDFR